A stretch of Aerococcaceae bacterium zg-252 DNA encodes these proteins:
- a CDS encoding helix-turn-helix transcriptional regulator, whose protein sequence is MKVNIAERIKTLRKKKNMTQKDLADGICSQGLISKIEKNEISPDLDVIIQLANRLGISVGFLIGEVDEAANAVHSTLPKFLEKINRFLDKNEYHDLELYYREISDDQVFVKTNKEYLLWIESIVASQNYNNYDLALKLCEEALSLLDDEVALNPFTYNLKFNLLNSKATYLIDKKEYELGIELRKEAFALIESQSNYTIEQIKLLYGLARTYAILDDIIESNFYAERALHLSTHTENLKYVDSIYHLLTENFISLKKFDIATDYLKKARFIAELKNNTFLYPYINRSEHKIEQYTSRAHETNHCSSLGLDTNQ, encoded by the coding sequence GTGAAAGTAAATATCGCCGAACGAATTAAAACATTACGAAAAAAAAAGAATATGACTCAAAAAGATTTAGCCGACGGAATTTGTAGCCAAGGTTTAATCTCAAAAATTGAAAAAAATGAAATATCACCTGACCTAGATGTCATCATTCAATTAGCGAACAGATTAGGGATAAGTGTCGGTTTCTTAATTGGCGAAGTTGATGAAGCAGCTAATGCCGTTCATTCAACCTTACCAAAATTTCTTGAAAAGATTAATCGTTTCTTAGATAAGAATGAATACCATGATTTAGAACTTTACTATAGAGAAATTTCAGACGACCAAGTCTTCGTAAAAACTAATAAAGAGTACCTTTTATGGATAGAGTCTATCGTAGCTTCACAAAACTATAATAATTATGATTTAGCTCTTAAACTTTGTGAAGAAGCACTATCCTTATTAGACGATGAAGTTGCTTTAAATCCTTTCACCTATAATTTAAAATTTAACTTATTAAATTCTAAAGCAACTTATCTCATTGATAAAAAGGAATATGAACTCGGTATTGAATTGCGTAAAGAAGCATTTGCTCTAATTGAATCTCAGAGTAACTATACTATTGAACAAATTAAACTACTATACGGCTTAGCTCGTACTTATGCCATACTTGATGATATTATTGAATCCAATTTTTATGCCGAAAGGGCTTTGCATTTATCTACACACACCGAAAATTTAAAATACGTAGATTCTATCTATCACCTTTTGACCGAAAACTTTATTTCACTTAAAAAATTTGATATTGCAACAGATTATTTAAAGAAAGCAAGATTTATTGCAGAATTAAAAAACAATACATTCTTGTATCCATATATCAATCGCTCTGAACACAAAATCGAACAATATACTTCTAGAGCCCATGAAACGAACCATTGCAGTTCATTAGGTCTAGACACTAATCAATAA
- the lysS gene encoding lysine--tRNA ligase: MSEHEIQETLNDQLIARREKMAEMEQTEGVHPFAAGFSRTHTSKQIIDTYDHLEKAAIDEGEKIIVSVAGRLVSKRGKGKAGFAHILDMDGKIQLYVRQDSVGEVAYPWFKVADLGDIVGVTGYLFKTNTGELSVWATEFIPLTKALRPLPDKYHGLTNVEQRYRQRYLDLISNEESRARFINRSKILREIRHYLDELGYLEVETPTLHNLAGGASARPFITHHNALDMELYLRIALELHLKRLVVGGMEKVYEIGRVFRNEGIDTTHNPEFTMIEVYTAYTVYTDIMDLTEGLIRSVAERVLGSATLEYNGQTIELGKPWARRHMVDLIKEATGVDFWQPMSYEEAKALAKEHHVEVNDHDNTVGHIINNFFETHCEEKCVQPTFVYGHPVEISPLARKNEEDPRFTDRFELFIVGKEYANAFTELTDPIDQRERFEAQIEEKNAGNDEAHPLDEDFLEALEYGMPPTGGLGIGIDRLVMLLTDSQSIRDVLLFPTLRNV; the protein is encoded by the coding sequence GTGAGCGAACACGAAATTCAAGAAACATTAAATGACCAATTAATTGCCAGACGTGAGAAAATGGCTGAAATGGAACAAACAGAAGGTGTACATCCTTTTGCTGCTGGTTTTAGCAGAACGCATACATCAAAACAAATTATTGATACTTATGACCATTTAGAGAAAGCAGCGATTGATGAAGGTGAAAAAATCATCGTATCAGTAGCAGGACGTCTAGTGTCAAAACGTGGAAAAGGTAAAGCAGGATTTGCGCATATCTTAGATATGGACGGCAAAATCCAATTATATGTACGTCAAGACAGTGTTGGAGAAGTAGCTTATCCATGGTTTAAAGTGGCTGACTTAGGTGATATTGTTGGAGTAACAGGTTACCTATTCAAAACGAATACAGGTGAATTATCTGTATGGGCAACTGAATTTATTCCATTGACGAAAGCATTACGTCCATTACCAGATAAATATCATGGTTTAACAAATGTTGAACAACGTTATCGTCAACGTTACTTAGACTTAATTAGTAATGAAGAAAGCCGTGCACGTTTTATTAATCGTTCTAAAATCTTACGTGAAATTCGTCATTACTTAGATGAATTAGGTTACTTAGAAGTGGAAACACCAACTTTACATAACTTAGCGGGTGGTGCGAGTGCGCGTCCATTTATTACACACCACAATGCGTTAGATATGGAATTATACTTACGTATCGCTTTGGAATTACACTTAAAACGTTTAGTTGTCGGTGGTATGGAAAAAGTTTACGAAATCGGTCGTGTGTTCCGTAACGAAGGAATTGATACAACGCATAATCCAGAGTTCACGATGATTGAAGTATATACAGCTTATACTGTATATACAGATATTATGGATTTAACAGAAGGTTTAATTCGTAGCGTGGCTGAACGTGTATTGGGTTCTGCGACATTAGAGTATAATGGCCAAACGATTGAGTTAGGCAAACCTTGGGCACGTCGTCACATGGTAGACTTAATTAAGGAAGCGACTGGAGTAGACTTCTGGCAACCGATGTCTTATGAAGAAGCAAAAGCCTTAGCGAAAGAACATCATGTAGAAGTGAATGACCATGACAATACAGTGGGACACATTATCAATAATTTCTTTGAAACACACTGTGAAGAAAAATGTGTACAACCAACATTTGTATATGGACACCCAGTGGAAATTTCACCATTAGCACGTAAAAATGAAGAAGATCCACGCTTTACAGACCGTTTTGAGTTATTTATTGTCGGTAAAGAATATGCGAATGCCTTTACGGAATTAACAGACCCAATCGACCAACGTGAGCGTTTTGAAGCACAAATCGAAGAGAAAAATGCTGGAAATGACGAAGCGCACCCATTAGATGAAGATTTCTTAGAAGCACTAGAATATGGTATGCCACCAACCGGAGGTTTAGGAATTGGTATCGACCGTTTAGTAATGTTACTAACTGATTCACAATCAATTCGTGACGTGTTATTATTCCCAACATTGAGAAATGTGTAA
- a CDS encoding 50S ribosome-binding GTPase, with amino-acid sequence MKLWQQIAKRKVDRTLATDLLDKAKKEVEKMPPINILVAGKTGSGKSTLINALFRDNIAKTGVGMPVTQHVERLTKDGVPLTLYDTKGLELTASSQSEVLTSLAHLIKNQRALGEEKAIHIAYYCINATMARIEPLELEIIQALAKEVPVILVLTQSIGEDSKHFYQYIKEMALPVQAVVPILAKEYVIAKQTKIASYGLQTLIDWTLKVVPSKAHQAFINAQQIDMERKVTSARSWAKKYVTTSFGVGFMPIPVSDATVLVPMQITMLGHITAIFGLSLDKAQIVSLLAGIGGTGGVTMLGKYMVGNILKLFPGAGTVAGGVISGATASSLTIALAYSYIEVLRRISEAEQMGHDLKLSELQRLMNQSLEEQLKVASQFIPTAMKDQLPEWLHGFLD; translated from the coding sequence ATGAAGTTATGGCAACAAATTGCTAAACGGAAAGTTGACCGAACATTAGCGACTGATTTGTTAGATAAAGCAAAGAAAGAAGTAGAGAAAATGCCACCGATTAATATTTTAGTTGCTGGTAAAACAGGGAGTGGTAAAAGTACTTTAATCAATGCCTTATTCCGTGATAATATCGCCAAGACAGGTGTCGGAATGCCGGTTACGCAACATGTTGAGCGTCTAACAAAAGATGGTGTTCCGTTAACCCTTTATGATACAAAGGGATTGGAATTAACGGCAAGTAGTCAAAGCGAAGTGCTGACGAGTTTAGCGCATCTAATTAAAAATCAACGTGCATTAGGCGAAGAAAAAGCGATTCATATTGCTTATTATTGTATTAATGCAACAATGGCTCGTATTGAACCACTAGAACTTGAGATTATTCAAGCATTAGCCAAGGAAGTACCAGTTATTTTGGTATTGACTCAGTCTATCGGTGAGGATTCGAAACATTTTTATCAATATATTAAGGAAATGGCATTGCCAGTCCAAGCAGTCGTGCCAATTTTAGCGAAAGAATATGTGATTGCGAAACAAACTAAAATCGCTAGTTATGGTCTGCAAACATTGATTGACTGGACATTAAAAGTAGTTCCGTCTAAGGCACACCAGGCTTTTATCAATGCCCAACAAATCGATATGGAACGAAAGGTCACTAGTGCGAGAAGTTGGGCGAAAAAATATGTTACTACTTCATTCGGTGTTGGATTTATGCCAATTCCAGTATCCGATGCGACAGTTTTAGTACCAATGCAAATTACTATGTTAGGTCATATTACGGCTATCTTTGGTTTATCGCTAGACAAAGCTCAAATTGTGAGCTTATTAGCGGGTATTGGTGGTACAGGTGGTGTGACCATGTTAGGTAAGTATATGGTAGGTAATATTTTAAAATTATTTCCTGGTGCAGGAACAGTTGCAGGTGGTGTTATTAGTGGTGCAACGGCAAGTAGTTTGACGATTGCTCTAGCATATAGTTATATAGAAGTATTGCGTCGCATTTCTGAGGCTGAGCAAATGGGACATGACTTGAAATTAAGTGAATTACAACGGTTAATGAATCAATCATTAGAAGAACAATTGAAAGTAGCTTCTCAATTTATTCCGACAGCCATGAAAGACCAATTACCAGAATGGCTACATGGATTTCTCGATTAA
- a CDS encoding zinc metallopeptidase — translation MYGYGFDSTYFLVIIGALLVMYAQAKVKSTFSKFSEWETTNRVTGRQAAQTLLQASNIHNVQIEHIQGHLSDHYDSQNKVLRLSDATDRETSIAAVAVAAHECGHALQDAENYGFLRLRNAFVPIAQLGSNLAMPLLMIGFVLNVFSLVWVGILAFSAALVFQLITLPVEFDASKRALVIMEQYHLVEPDEIPAAKKVLNAAALTYVASTLNSALTLLRFVLMAQRRRD, via the coding sequence ATGTATGGTTATGGATTTGATAGTACATATTTTTTAGTGATTATTGGTGCATTATTAGTGATGTATGCACAAGCAAAAGTAAAATCAACATTTAGTAAGTTTAGTGAGTGGGAGACGACGAATCGTGTGACAGGACGCCAAGCAGCTCAAACTTTATTACAAGCAAGTAATATCCATAATGTTCAAATTGAACATATTCAAGGACATCTATCTGACCATTATGATTCACAAAATAAAGTGCTGCGTCTTTCAGATGCGACAGACAGAGAAACATCAATTGCAGCTGTTGCTGTTGCAGCACATGAATGTGGACATGCCTTGCAAGATGCTGAAAATTACGGCTTTTTACGGTTACGCAATGCCTTTGTTCCGATTGCGCAGCTCGGTTCAAATTTAGCGATGCCACTGTTAATGATAGGATTTGTATTAAATGTTTTTTCACTTGTTTGGGTAGGAATTTTGGCTTTTAGTGCAGCCTTAGTATTTCAGTTGATTACATTACCAGTTGAATTTGATGCGAGCAAACGTGCACTTGTCATTATGGAACAATATCATTTAGTAGAACCAGATGAAATTCCAGCAGCAAAAAAAGTATTGAATGCAGCTGCTTTAACTTATGTAGCTAGTACATTGAACAGTGCCTTAACACTTTTACGTTTTGTATTAATGGCACAACGACGCCGAGACTAA
- a CDS encoding ABC transporter permease, giving the protein MTSLLDLWSKRFRQFSKEIGKYSRLIFNDHFSFILLVMIGFLLFFYREQLMVLNQMNYDVIKWPILVVSMGLLGQLSLFGRPLWLMNEADKSYVFVQGERWRQYWRKGSLVGLILPIIVNVASVVVLYPFIKVATHWSTAELSILVILQLLLVIWNHGLYYVTIFKPTDKLRMWSSLIYSIWLVLFSAFLPQYALIVTLVIFIIIGVASIYWFCRQVFDWQSFEYAVETDQKRQATFYKWIAFFADVPNQRPVIRTRHYFNGLIQRLSHGTKNRDYYLLVRVLFRNHAFSGIWVRVLVFFSILMFLTQNHYLIMGLGIVSFMLTIVQLLPMIELYEANPFQLIYPQVQQSQLTALLKVMRIVICLQLLLFSIIAGVKFGASASLVMILVSWILAAIVLVEGYVRFWYQKQQKK; this is encoded by the coding sequence ATGACGAGTTTATTAGACTTATGGTCAAAGCGATTTCGACAGTTCAGTAAAGAAATAGGTAAATATAGCCGTTTAATCTTCAATGACCATTTTTCCTTTATCTTATTAGTGATGATTGGGTTTCTATTATTTTTCTATCGTGAACAATTAATGGTATTAAACCAAATGAATTATGATGTCATCAAGTGGCCGATTTTAGTTGTATCAATGGGATTATTAGGGCAATTGAGTTTGTTTGGGCGACCATTGTGGTTGATGAACGAAGCAGATAAGAGCTATGTCTTTGTACAAGGGGAGCGTTGGCGTCAATACTGGCGAAAAGGGTCATTAGTTGGGTTGATACTACCGATAATTGTTAATGTTGCATCCGTTGTAGTATTATATCCATTTATTAAAGTAGCGACACATTGGTCCACAGCAGAACTGAGCATCTTGGTAATCTTACAACTTTTGTTAGTCATTTGGAATCATGGGTTATATTATGTGACGATTTTTAAGCCGACTGATAAGTTGCGTATGTGGAGTAGTCTTATTTATAGTATTTGGCTAGTGCTGTTTAGTGCTTTTTTGCCACAGTATGCACTTATCGTGACACTGGTTATCTTCATAATCATTGGTGTGGCGAGTATTTATTGGTTTTGCCGTCAAGTATTTGATTGGCAATCGTTTGAATATGCAGTGGAAACAGACCAAAAACGACAAGCAACTTTTTATAAGTGGATTGCATTTTTTGCTGATGTTCCAAATCAACGACCGGTTATTCGCACACGACACTATTTTAATGGATTAATTCAGCGATTAAGTCATGGTACAAAAAATCGTGACTACTATTTATTAGTGCGTGTATTGTTCCGTAACCATGCTTTTAGTGGAATTTGGGTGCGTGTATTAGTATTTTTTAGTATTTTAATGTTCCTAACTCAAAATCACTATTTAATCATGGGGTTGGGAATTGTGAGTTTTATGCTGACCATTGTGCAATTATTGCCGATGATTGAATTGTATGAAGCTAATCCATTTCAACTGATTTATCCGCAAGTCCAACAATCGCAATTGACGGCACTGTTAAAAGTCATGCGTATTGTTATCTGCTTGCAATTGCTGCTCTTTAGTATCATTGCTGGTGTGAAATTTGGTGCTAGTGCGAGTTTGGTGATGATATTGGTAAGCTGGATACTTGCAGCAATCGTATTAGTAGAGGGGTATGTGCGTTTTTGGTATCAAAAACAACAGAAAAAATAG
- a CDS encoding ABC transporter ATP-binding protein: MALEVKAMASGYRNVPVLQDINFSIELGEIVGLIGLNGAGKSTLLKTILGLLKPLKGEIAINGTTIFENQQQYAQQLAYIPETPVLYDELTLKEHLEMTALGYDLPIEVVMQRAEPLLKLFRLDKHLNWFPIHFSKGMKQKVMIICAFVTDAKVLIIDEPFLGLDPLAINHFKMLMQERAAAGTAIIFTTHVLSIAEQLCHRYLMLQNGQLVASGQLEALQTQLNLPNATLDELYLAMTEALV, encoded by the coding sequence ATGGCATTAGAAGTTAAAGCAATGGCGAGTGGTTATCGCAATGTTCCGGTACTACAAGATATTAACTTTTCAATTGAATTAGGTGAAATTGTAGGGCTGATTGGATTAAATGGGGCTGGGAAATCAACACTATTAAAAACAATTTTAGGATTATTAAAACCATTAAAAGGGGAAATTGCCATTAATGGTACAACTATTTTTGAAAATCAACAACAATATGCACAACAATTGGCATATATTCCTGAAACACCTGTATTGTATGATGAACTAACATTAAAAGAACATCTTGAGATGACAGCTTTAGGCTATGATTTGCCGATTGAAGTGGTGATGCAGCGTGCTGAACCTTTATTGAAATTATTTCGTTTAGATAAACATTTAAACTGGTTTCCGATTCATTTCTCAAAAGGTATGAAACAAAAGGTGATGATTATTTGTGCCTTTGTGACCGATGCGAAAGTTTTAATTATTGATGAACCATTTTTAGGATTAGACCCACTGGCAATCAATCACTTTAAAATGTTAATGCAAGAGCGAGCAGCAGCCGGAACAGCGATTATTTTCACTACACATGTTTTATCGATTGCTGAACAATTATGTCATCGTTATTTGATGTTGCAAAATGGACAGCTAGTAGCCAGTGGGCAATTAGAGGCACTGCAAACGCAACTTAATCTTCCGAATGCAACGCTCGATGAATTGTATCTTGCAATGACGGAGGCACTAGTATGA